In a genomic window of Holophagales bacterium:
- a CDS encoding ATP-binding protein, with amino-acid sequence MFRVANADFIADKLATELLPNQEFREVLKNALEAVERRMRAEAKSEGGRIEFDVDWSLHTQADVHPWYIACSDNGDGMTRSELERYMTTLAVEGAGRNQSIHGNQGMGLKISGPTRHKNGVLIRSTKDGDRTMVQVGWDGSEYNLIPVGLNDELVIHAASEIFPDFVNEQGSGTVVTFLGNVEADNTFVPAGRPRTWLLKYLNTRFCRLSNNGIEVVVRVPSGDPDEWPHSVEDAKERMRGQGGRSFNLTKVSGTAVIWDDAADRQGDGWRGTVALAGNPSVGIPPADIHWWVLPTGSGTDVSSRTASGGSLAVLFDNELHDWRGGNQASPFFARLGVVFGKNRIAFVIEPKGVTVTSDFARAHVLVNGTPALESESWLVWCDQFRAQMPERIKQTMAEEQARLEVEDPDRAKRIRERLKDVMQLLRPRRFRPARQGTTRASTEVTGPGAGPGPVVDLTRTSEPRKNTARGRGIGAVLSQVDEQAGEPAVEMVSHLDIQPKWVTEQEAESISIVKGNAHGLHDRAAALAGGDAQTANVLLLNRDFRGYQAILAAVNEWANPEGDQDKAAQIKSTTEEWVEQKMIEAVQGLRQLENGNTWLTSHYDEALSPVALTAAFMADRYHTLREVKRAAGAFRQPTRVGTANEVRA; translated from the coding sequence ATGTTTAGAGTCGCTAATGCCGACTTCATCGCCGACAAGCTCGCCACCGAGCTTCTCCCCAACCAAGAATTCCGAGAGGTCCTAAAGAACGCTCTTGAAGCCGTCGAGCGCCGTATGCGCGCCGAGGCCAAGAGCGAAGGGGGCCGCATCGAATTCGATGTCGACTGGAGTCTGCATACACAGGCCGACGTCCACCCTTGGTACATCGCGTGCTCGGACAACGGGGACGGAATGACCCGATCGGAGCTCGAGCGGTATATGACGACACTCGCGGTCGAAGGGGCGGGACGTAACCAGTCGATCCACGGCAACCAGGGGATGGGACTGAAGATCTCTGGTCCGACGCGCCACAAGAACGGCGTGCTGATTCGCTCGACGAAGGATGGCGACCGCACGATGGTGCAGGTCGGCTGGGACGGCAGCGAGTACAACCTGATCCCGGTCGGCCTCAACGACGAGCTCGTCATTCATGCCGCTTCAGAGATATTTCCGGACTTCGTCAACGAGCAGGGATCCGGGACGGTCGTGACCTTTTTGGGGAACGTAGAAGCCGACAACACCTTCGTCCCGGCGGGGCGCCCGCGGACGTGGCTGTTGAAGTACCTGAACACCCGATTCTGTCGGCTCTCGAACAACGGAATCGAAGTGGTCGTGCGGGTGCCCTCGGGCGACCCGGACGAGTGGCCTCACAGCGTAGAGGACGCAAAGGAACGCATGCGAGGCCAGGGCGGGCGGTCATTCAATCTGACGAAAGTCAGTGGCACGGCCGTGATCTGGGACGACGCAGCGGACCGACAGGGGGATGGCTGGCGAGGTACGGTGGCGCTGGCTGGGAACCCTAGTGTCGGGATTCCGCCGGCCGATATTCACTGGTGGGTCCTGCCGACCGGATCAGGCACGGATGTTTCGAGTCGGACCGCGAGCGGTGGCAGCCTGGCCGTGCTCTTCGACAACGAGCTACACGACTGGAGGGGTGGGAACCAGGCGAGCCCGTTCTTCGCGCGGCTGGGCGTCGTCTTCGGGAAGAATCGCATTGCCTTCGTAATCGAGCCGAAGGGGGTGACCGTAACCTCGGACTTCGCTCGCGCGCACGTCCTCGTAAACGGGACTCCGGCTCTCGAGAGCGAATCGTGGCTGGTGTGGTGCGACCAGTTTCGTGCCCAGATGCCCGAGCGCATCAAGCAGACGATGGCCGAGGAGCAGGCGCGTCTGGAAGTCGAGGACCCCGATCGCGCCAAGAGAATCCGCGAGCGGCTGAAGGACGTGATGCAGCTCCTGCGGCCTCGTAGATTCCGCCCCGCGCGCCAGGGGACGACGCGAGCGTCGACGGAAGTGACTGGGCCGGGAGCTGGACCTGGGCCCGTCGTGGACCTAACCCGCACGAGTGAGCCGAGGAAGAACACGGCCCGGGGGCGCGGAATCGGAGCGGTGCTCTCGCAGGTCGACGAGCAGGCCGGAGAACCGGCGGTGGAAATGGTGTCGCATCTCGATATCCAGCCCAAGTGGGTGACCGAACAGGAGGCCGAGAGCATCTCGATCGTGAAGGGCAACGCGCATGGCCTGCACGATCGGGCCGCAGCCCTGGCGGGAGGCGACGCTCAGACGGCCAACGTCCTGCTCCTGAATCGCGACTTCCGCGGCTATCAGGCGATTCTCGCCGCGGTGAATGAATGGGCGAATCCTGAGGGGGATCAGGACAAGGCCGCGCAGATCAAGTCGACCACCGAGGAGTGGGTCGAGCAGAAGATGATCGAGGCCGTCCAGGGGCTCCGGCAGCTCGAGAACGGGAACACGTGGCTCACGTCGCATTACGACGAGGCACTCAGCCCCGTGGCCCTGACGGCGGCTTTCATGGCGGATCGTTACCACACCCTGCGGGAGGTCAAGCGAGCAGCTGGGGCGTTTCGTCAGCCCACACGAGTGGGAACTGCGAACGAGGTGAGGGCCTAA
- the vsr gene encoding DNA mismatch endonuclease Vsr — protein sequence MAGVRQKDTSAEQLVRGLLTRLGHSFRKSNRDLPGSPDVANRSRLWAVFVHGCFWHRHAGCSRTTTPKRNRAFWETKFDQNRRRDARALAALRRLGYRTVVVWECEITKRPEVVEKRLVKRLGPAPRGR from the coding sequence ATGGCGGGAGTCCGGCAGAAGGACACGTCGGCCGAGCAGCTCGTCCGAGGCCTACTGACGCGCCTCGGTCACTCGTTCCGGAAGTCGAATCGGGATCTGCCAGGCTCGCCCGACGTGGCGAATCGCTCGCGCCTCTGGGCCGTCTTCGTGCACGGGTGCTTCTGGCATCGACACGCAGGCTGCTCGCGGACGACGACTCCGAAACGCAACCGGGCCTTCTGGGAGACGAAGTTCGACCAGAATCGCCGGCGGGACGCACGCGCCCTGGCTGCGCTCCGGCGCCTGGGCTACCGCACGGTCGTCGTCTGGGAGTGCGAGATCACGAAGCGCCCCGAGGTCGTCGAGAAGCGGCTCGTGAAGCGGCTCGGGCCCGCGCCTCGCGGGCGGTAG
- the dcm gene encoding DNA (cytosine-5-)-methyltransferase — protein sequence MSTRRDKDQLKLFGAKVPTRLREAEAPDRPRRSLRTAGLFAGVAGLEQGLARAGHETALFCEIDTGARAVLAAHFPDIPCEPDVRELKSLPKGTQLLAAGFPCQDLSQAGKTAGIEGSRSGLVGEVFRLVRKTRVPFVLLENVPFMLQLARGQALEVIVATLESLGYRWAYRVVDTRAFGLPQRRERVFLLATLDEDPRRVLFCDDAGEPEEERPQGRVACGFYWTEGVRGLGWAVDAVPTLKGGSTIGIPSPPAIVLPSGSIVKPEIRDAERMQGFKVDWTKPAETVLKRGYRWHLVGNAVTVDVAGWLGERLALPGEYDDEGDSPLPAGRPWPRAAWNLGKGRFAADVSAWPERRPRTHLQEFLRFPTEPLSAKATAGFLSRARSGSLRFPPGFLDEVECHLGRMREELATAV from the coding sequence ATGAGCACGCGACGGGACAAGGACCAGCTGAAGCTGTTCGGGGCGAAGGTCCCGACGCGGCTGCGTGAGGCCGAGGCTCCCGATCGCCCCCGGCGGTCCCTGCGGACGGCGGGGCTGTTCGCGGGAGTGGCCGGTCTCGAGCAGGGGCTCGCCAGGGCCGGTCACGAGACCGCCCTCTTCTGCGAGATCGACACCGGAGCTCGCGCGGTTCTGGCCGCTCACTTCCCCGACATCCCGTGCGAGCCCGACGTCCGCGAGCTGAAGTCGCTCCCGAAGGGGACGCAGCTCCTGGCAGCGGGGTTCCCGTGTCAGGACCTCAGCCAGGCCGGCAAGACGGCCGGGATCGAAGGCTCGCGCTCGGGACTCGTCGGCGAAGTGTTCCGGCTCGTCCGCAAGACGCGCGTGCCGTTCGTCCTTCTGGAAAACGTGCCGTTCATGCTCCAGCTCGCTCGCGGGCAGGCGCTGGAGGTAATCGTCGCGACGCTCGAGAGCCTCGGCTATCGCTGGGCTTACCGCGTCGTCGACACGCGCGCCTTCGGTCTGCCGCAGCGGCGTGAGCGGGTGTTCCTTCTGGCCACTCTCGACGAGGACCCGCGGCGGGTCCTTTTCTGCGACGACGCCGGCGAGCCGGAGGAAGAGCGGCCACAGGGACGGGTGGCGTGCGGGTTCTACTGGACCGAGGGTGTCCGCGGCCTGGGCTGGGCGGTGGACGCCGTGCCGACGCTGAAGGGGGGATCGACGATCGGAATCCCTTCGCCCCCGGCGATCGTGCTTCCTTCGGGCTCGATCGTGAAGCCCGAGATCCGCGACGCCGAGAGGATGCAGGGCTTCAAGGTGGACTGGACGAAGCCCGCCGAGACCGTCCTGAAGCGCGGCTACCGCTGGCACCTGGTCGGAAACGCGGTGACGGTGGACGTGGCCGGCTGGCTCGGCGAGCGGCTGGCCCTGCCGGGCGAGTACGACGACGAGGGAGATTCGCCGCTCCCGGCAGGCCGCCCCTGGCCCCGCGCCGCGTGGAATCTCGGCAAAGGCCGCTTCGCGGCGGACGTCTCGGCGTGGCCCGAGCGGCGGCCCCGGACACACCTGCAGGAGTTCTTGCGGTTCCCCACGGAGCCCCTCTCCGCCAAGGCCACGGCCGGCTTCCTCTCTCGCGCCCGCTCGGGATCGCTCCGCTTCCCGCCGGGGTTCCTGGACGAGGTGGAGTGCCACCTCGGGCGGATGCGTGAAGAGCTCGCCACGGCCGTCTGA
- a CDS encoding helix-turn-helix transcriptional regulator, translating into MLADAGTVLFMPKSTEALVFGRRLKELRKRRGLSQKELAAAIGVHQFQISKYETGSYFPTVGNVIEIARYLQVGLAELFGEVIPDEAEVRNLRLLHRFRDLETLPKDDQDVVVKLIDAWIAKGKIRKLVS; encoded by the coding sequence GTGCTCGCCGACGCCGGTACCGTCCTTTTCATGCCGAAGTCGACGGAAGCCCTCGTGTTCGGGCGCCGGCTCAAGGAGCTGCGCAAACGGCGCGGTCTCTCCCAGAAGGAGCTGGCGGCCGCCATCGGGGTCCACCAGTTCCAGATCTCCAAGTACGAGACCGGCTCCTACTTCCCCACCGTCGGAAACGTGATCGAGATCGCCAGGTATCTGCAGGTTGGCCTGGCCGAGTTGTTCGGGGAGGTGATCCCCGACGAGGCCGAGGTGAGGAATCTGCGGCTCCTCCACCGCTTCCGCGATCTCGAGACCCTCCCGAAGGACGACCAGGATGTCGTCGTCAAGCTGATAGACGCATGGATCGCAAAAGGAAAAATCCGAAAACTCGTGAGCTGA
- a CDS encoding toprim domain-containing protein, translating to MARIPDELLQRIREEVQLERLAEARGVELRRHGADLIGRCPFHDDREPSLVVTPGKNLWHCLGACQTGGSPIDWVMKAEGVSFRHAVEILRADNFPTMASLDTPQRSTVPKLAAPVDLDADDRELLQQVIGYYHQMLKESPEALAYLENRGLTHPEVIDRFRLGYANRTLGYRLPAMNRKAGQEIRTRLQKLGVLRDSGHEHLNGSLVVPILGEGGEVLGAYGRKITPAHQLRAGTPLHLYLPGPHRGVFNVEALVASKEVILCEALMDALTFWCAGFRNVTASYGVEGFTHDHLAAFKAYGTEHVLIAYDRDEAGDKAAESLAKKLTAEGIGCSRVQFPKGMDANEYALKVQPPAKALGLLLRTAVWMGNGKQPERVTATTATTAAPPPAAPVPVSPVSPVPVARMYEQPAPLAAKERKPQTDASTTTPDLDEVVVPLGDRRYRLRGLKKNLAWGVLKLNVLVTREGPEAEALFAPPSPLSGFFVDTLDLYSARQRAAFEKQAAHELGLIEETIKRDLGQLLRRAEELQQESIRKTLEPKEKAVLLSEEETAEALTFLRDPKLLTRILEDFEAIGLVGEDTNKLTAYLAAVSRKLDKPLAIIVQSSSAAGKSALMEAVLGFVPEEDREKYSALTGQSLFYFGEGRSLRHKILAIVEEEGAEKAGYALKLLQSEGELSIASTGKDPQTGRLVTMVYRVEGPVMIFLTTTAIEIDEELLNRCLVLTVDESREQTRRIHELQRRASTLDGILASRRKPKALKVHRNAQRLLRPLLVHNPYASRLTFLDEKTRMRRDHVKYLKLIEAIALLFQYQRDVKSLTVDGEIVEYVEATLSDVALANRLASEVLGRSLDELPPQTRRLLVHLDDLVTSVCEKQGVAREDLRFSRRDVRIATGWGDTQLRTHLDRLAALEYVLVHRGGRGQSFVYELLWRGEGKDGRPFLLGLLDTAALVDPIDEEASPATTTETSRGEEGNLAGGSRPHRGAFAGGSRGEEDEPESAPHAHLNGFSHEDAETPLLGATLGIPSYPPPEPRLLLRRAAGRL from the coding sequence ATGGCGCGAATCCCCGACGAGCTGCTCCAGCGCATCCGTGAAGAGGTCCAGCTCGAGCGGCTTGCCGAAGCTCGCGGCGTGGAGCTCAGGCGCCACGGCGCCGACCTGATCGGCCGCTGTCCTTTCCACGACGACCGGGAGCCGTCCCTCGTCGTCACCCCCGGCAAGAACCTCTGGCACTGCCTGGGTGCGTGTCAGACCGGGGGCTCGCCGATCGACTGGGTGATGAAGGCCGAAGGGGTGAGCTTCCGGCACGCCGTCGAGATCCTGAGGGCCGACAACTTCCCGACGATGGCGTCGCTCGACACCCCGCAGCGCTCCACCGTCCCGAAGCTCGCCGCGCCCGTCGACCTCGACGCCGACGATCGCGAGCTGCTGCAGCAGGTCATCGGCTACTACCACCAGATGCTGAAGGAGAGTCCCGAGGCCCTCGCGTATCTCGAGAACCGGGGCCTGACGCATCCCGAGGTCATCGATCGTTTTCGTCTCGGCTACGCCAACCGCACGCTCGGCTACCGCCTCCCCGCCATGAACAGGAAGGCCGGCCAGGAGATCCGGACACGGCTCCAGAAGCTGGGCGTCCTGCGCGACAGCGGCCACGAGCACCTCAACGGCTCTCTCGTCGTCCCGATCCTCGGCGAAGGCGGCGAGGTCCTCGGCGCCTACGGCCGGAAGATCACCCCGGCACACCAGCTACGGGCCGGAACGCCGCTCCACCTCTACCTCCCCGGCCCGCACCGAGGCGTCTTCAACGTCGAAGCTCTTGTCGCGTCGAAAGAAGTCATCCTCTGTGAGGCGCTGATGGACGCGCTCACCTTCTGGTGCGCGGGCTTCCGCAACGTGACGGCCTCCTACGGCGTGGAAGGCTTCACGCACGACCACCTCGCGGCCTTCAAGGCGTACGGCACGGAGCACGTCCTGATCGCCTACGACCGCGACGAGGCGGGCGACAAGGCCGCCGAGAGCCTCGCGAAAAAGCTCACCGCGGAAGGGATCGGCTGCTCGCGCGTCCAGTTTCCGAAGGGGATGGACGCCAACGAGTACGCGCTGAAGGTCCAGCCGCCCGCGAAAGCTCTCGGCCTTCTTCTGCGGACGGCCGTCTGGATGGGGAACGGGAAGCAGCCTGAGAGGGTCACGGCGACAACCGCCACGACGGCTGCGCCGCCTCCGGCCGCGCCGGTCCCTGTCTCGCCCGTCTCGCCCGTCCCTGTCGCACGCATGTACGAGCAGCCGGCCCCTTTAGCAGCTAAAGAAAGGAAGCCACAGACCGATGCCTCGACGACGACCCCCGATCTCGACGAAGTCGTCGTCCCTCTCGGCGATCGCCGCTATCGCCTCCGCGGTCTGAAGAAGAACCTCGCCTGGGGCGTCCTGAAGCTCAACGTCCTCGTCACACGCGAAGGCCCGGAGGCCGAGGCTCTCTTCGCCCCGCCGTCGCCGCTCTCCGGCTTCTTCGTCGACACCCTCGACCTCTACTCGGCACGCCAGCGCGCGGCCTTCGAGAAGCAGGCTGCGCACGAGCTGGGACTGATCGAGGAGACGATCAAGCGCGACCTCGGCCAGCTCCTGCGCCGCGCCGAGGAGCTTCAGCAGGAGAGCATCCGCAAGACGCTCGAGCCGAAGGAGAAGGCCGTCCTTCTATCCGAGGAGGAGACGGCCGAGGCACTCACCTTCCTCCGCGACCCGAAGCTCCTCACCCGCATCCTCGAAGACTTCGAGGCCATCGGCCTCGTCGGTGAAGACACCAACAAGCTCACGGCCTACCTTGCGGCCGTCTCGAGAAAGCTCGACAAGCCGCTGGCCATCATCGTCCAGTCGAGCTCTGCCGCCGGCAAATCAGCGCTCATGGAAGCCGTCCTCGGCTTCGTCCCGGAAGAGGATCGCGAGAAGTACTCGGCCCTCACGGGGCAGTCGCTCTTCTACTTCGGCGAGGGCAGGAGCCTCAGGCACAAGATCCTGGCGATCGTCGAAGAGGAAGGCGCGGAGAAGGCGGGCTACGCCCTCAAGCTCCTCCAGTCCGAAGGCGAGCTGTCGATCGCCTCCACCGGCAAGGACCCGCAGACGGGGCGCCTCGTCACCATGGTGTACCGGGTCGAAGGGCCGGTGATGATCTTCCTGACGACGACGGCCATCGAGATCGACGAGGAGCTCCTCAACCGCTGCCTCGTCCTGACGGTCGACGAGAGCCGCGAGCAGACCAGGCGCATCCACGAGCTGCAGCGACGGGCCTCGACGCTCGACGGCATCCTCGCCTCACGACGCAAGCCGAAGGCGCTGAAGGTCCACAGGAATGCGCAGAGGCTCCTGCGCCCGCTCCTCGTCCACAACCCCTACGCCTCGCGCCTCACCTTCCTCGATGAGAAGACGCGGATGCGGCGCGACCACGTCAAGTACCTCAAGCTCATCGAGGCCATCGCCCTGCTCTTCCAGTACCAGCGGGATGTGAAGTCGCTGACGGTAGACGGAGAGATCGTCGAGTACGTCGAAGCGACCCTCTCCGATGTCGCCCTCGCCAACCGTCTCGCCTCTGAGGTCCTCGGCCGGAGCCTGGACGAGCTGCCGCCGCAGACGCGGAGGCTCCTCGTCCACCTCGACGATCTGGTCACGTCCGTCTGCGAGAAGCAGGGCGTCGCCCGGGAGGACCTGCGCTTCTCGCGCCGGGACGTGAGGATCGCGACGGGCTGGGGCGACACGCAGCTGCGGACCCATCTCGACCGGCTCGCGGCGCTCGAGTACGTCCTCGTCCACCGTGGCGGCCGAGGTCAGAGCTTCGTCTACGAGCTCCTCTGGCGCGGCGAAGGGAAGGACGGACGGCCCTTCCTGCTGGGCCTCCTCGACACCGCCGCCCTCGTCGATCCCATCGATGAGGAGGCGTCTCCCGCGACTACGACTGAAACCTCGCGGGGGGAAGAGGGCAACCTCGCGGGGGGATCGCGGCCCCATCGCGGGGCCTTCGCGGGGGGATCGCGGGGTGAGGAAGACGAGCCGGAGTCCGCTCCCCATGCGCACTTGAACGGTTTCTCGCACGAAGACGCCGAAACTCCGCTCCTCGGAGCCACGCTCGGAATCCCGTCGTACCCGCCGCCCGAGCCGAGGCTCCTCCTCCGCCGCGCAGCGGGCCGGCTGTAG
- the xerC gene encoding site-specific tyrosine recombinase XerC, giving the protein MTSPARRRAAARRKRVFAFRDTTDPRGFVILLKAHLEHLKVRGYSLRTILSAEWSVSDFVVWCQERDVMKPRDVTKPMIERYQRTLFYTEKPDGSPLTLSTQHHRLSFIKQYFKWLARENHLLSNPASELELPKVEKRLPKHVLTASEAEAILAQPDIRKPQGLRDRAILETFYSTGIRRTELSGLKVHDVDTERGTITVRQGKGRRDRVVPVGERAGAWIAKYIREARPDFVIEPDRGFIFLAGEGEPIAPKTLSLYVSRYVKASGVAKTGSCHLFRHAMATLMLENGADVRMIQAILGHVKLTTTEIYTHVAITKLKQVHTATHPAALLLPPEKAPDRTH; this is encoded by the coding sequence GTGACGAGCCCGGCCCGACGGCGCGCAGCGGCCCGAAGGAAGCGGGTCTTCGCCTTCCGCGATACGACCGACCCGCGCGGCTTCGTCATCCTCCTGAAGGCCCATCTCGAGCACCTGAAGGTGAGGGGCTACTCGCTCAGGACGATCCTCTCGGCCGAGTGGTCCGTCTCGGACTTCGTCGTCTGGTGCCAGGAGCGGGACGTGATGAAGCCCCGCGACGTCACGAAGCCGATGATCGAGCGCTACCAGAGGACCCTCTTCTACACGGAGAAGCCCGACGGGAGCCCGCTGACGCTCTCGACGCAGCACCATCGGCTGAGCTTCATCAAGCAGTACTTCAAGTGGCTCGCTCGCGAGAATCACCTCCTCTCGAATCCGGCCTCCGAGCTCGAGCTGCCGAAGGTGGAGAAGAGGCTCCCGAAGCACGTCCTGACGGCGTCGGAGGCAGAGGCGATCCTGGCGCAGCCCGACATCCGCAAACCCCAGGGCCTCCGTGACCGAGCGATTCTCGAGACCTTCTACTCGACGGGAATCCGGCGGACGGAGCTTTCCGGCCTGAAGGTCCACGACGTCGACACCGAGCGCGGGACGATCACGGTGCGCCAGGGCAAGGGCCGACGGGATCGCGTCGTCCCGGTGGGGGAGCGGGCCGGCGCGTGGATCGCGAAATACATCCGCGAGGCCCGACCCGACTTCGTCATCGAGCCGGACCGCGGCTTCATCTTCCTCGCTGGCGAGGGTGAGCCGATCGCCCCGAAGACCCTCAGCCTGTACGTGAGTCGGTACGTGAAGGCGTCCGGCGTGGCGAAGACCGGCTCCTGTCACCTCTTCCGGCACGCCATGGCGACGCTCATGCTCGAGAACGGGGCCGACGTCCGGATGATCCAGGCGATCCTCGGGCACGTGAAGCTGACGACGACGGAGATCTACACGCACGTCGCGATCACGAAGCTCAAGCAGGTCCACACGGCCACGCACCCGGCCGCCCTCCTGCTGCCGCCGGAAAAAGCGCCGGACCGGACGCACTGA